From Capra hircus breed San Clemente chromosome 1, ASM170441v1, whole genome shotgun sequence, the proteins below share one genomic window:
- the GPR15 gene encoding G-protein coupled receptor 15 — translation MDPVMDPEATSVYLEYFFVTSHNPDIEETHSHVPYTSVFLPVFYTAVFLIGVSGNLILMSALHFKRGSRRLIDIFIINLAASDFIFVITLPLWVDKEASLGLWRTGSFLCKGSSYMISVNMHCNVFLLTCMSVDRYLAIVCPAVSRKVRRRDCAYVVCASVWFVSCLLGLPTLLSRELTLIDGKPYCAEERATPIKLTWALVALIFTFFAPLVSIVSCYCCITRKLCVHYQQSGKHNKKLRKSIKIIFIVVAAFVLSWLPFNTFKLLAIVSGLQQELYLSSAFLQRGMEVSGPLAFANSCVNPFIYYIFDGYIRRAIVRCLCPCLKNYDFGSSTETSDLTKALSNFIHAEDFARKRKRSVSL, via the coding sequence ATGGACCCAGTGATGGACCCAGAAGCAACCTCGGTTTATTTGGAATATTTCTTTGTTACAAGTCACAATCCTGATATTGAAGAGACCCACTCCCATGTTCCTTATACATCAGTCTTCCTTCCGGTCTTCTACACAGCTGTGTTCCTGATTGGAGTGTCCGGGAACCTCATTCTCATGAGCGCACTGCATTTCAAACGGGGCAGCCGAAGACTGATCGACATCTTTATCATCAACCTGGCTGCCTCCGACTTCATCTTCGTCATCACTTTGCCTCTCTGGGTGGATAAAGAAGCATCTCTGGGACTGTGGAGGACCGGCTCTTTCCTATGCAAAGGAAGCTCCTACATGATCTCAGTCAACATGCACTGCAATGTCTTCTTGCTCACCTGCATGAGTGTGGACCGCTACCTGGCCATCGTGTGTCCAGCCGTATCCAGGAAAGTCAGGAGGAGAGACTGTGCCTATGTGGTCTGTGCCAGTGTCTGGTTTGTCTCCTGCCTCCTGGGGTTGCCTACCCTTCTGTCCAGGGAGCTTACCCTGATTGATGGTAAACCATACTGTGCAGAGGAGAGGGCCACTCCCATCAAACTGACTTGGGCCCTGGTAgccttaatttttacattttttgcccCTTTGGTGAGCATTGTGTCCTGCTACTGTTGCATCACAAGGAAGCTGTGTGTCCATTACCAGCAGTCGGGAAAGCACAACAAAAAGCTGAGGAAATCCATAAAGATCATCTTTATCGTTGTGGCAGCCTTTGTCCTCTCCTGGCTGCCCTTCAATACTTTCAAGCTCCTGGCTATTGTCTCTGGGTTGCAGCAAGAACTCTACCTGTCCTCAGCTTTTCTCCAGCGGGGGATGGAGGTGAGCGGGCCCCTGGCATTTGCCAACAGCTGCGTCAACCCTTTCATTTACTATATCTTTGATGGCTACATCCGCCGGGCCATCGTGCGCTGCTTGTGcccttgcctgaagaactatgactTTGGGAGCAGCACCGAGACATCAGACCTCACGAAGGCTCTCTCCAACTTCATTCACGCAGAGGATTTTGCCAGAAAGAGGAAGAGGTCTGTGTCACTCTGA